One Lysinibacillus sp. OF-1 DNA segment encodes these proteins:
- a CDS encoding DUF421 domain-containing protein: MEEYYHIIFRTCFLYVFIIIVFRLMGKREVGELSVIDLVVFVLIAEVAAFALDDFKNPLFNAILPIIILLFIQILSAYLSLKFKKIRDLVDGDPALLVKDGVILESEMRKHRYNLDDLCQQLRENGVASVTDVAFAYLEPSGNLSIYKKDEKAFVYPLIIDGDIQERHLLTMHKDVDWLMGELAKNNITNSETVFFCIWEDHKLHIQLKES, translated from the coding sequence ATGGAAGAATATTACCATATTATTTTTCGAACTTGTTTTTTATATGTGTTTATTATCATTGTTTTCCGTTTAATGGGTAAACGAGAAGTAGGAGAATTATCAGTCATAGATTTGGTTGTATTTGTATTGATTGCAGAAGTTGCTGCTTTTGCGCTAGATGACTTTAAAAATCCTCTCTTTAATGCCATACTACCTATCATTATTTTGCTCTTTATTCAAATTTTAAGTGCTTACTTATCGTTAAAGTTCAAAAAAATACGAGATTTAGTGGATGGTGACCCAGCTTTATTAGTAAAAGATGGTGTTATTTTAGAGAGTGAGATGCGAAAACACCGCTATAATTTAGATGATTTATGTCAGCAATTACGAGAAAATGGCGTTGCATCAGTGACAGATGTGGCATTTGCCTATTTAGAGCCATCAGGCAATCTTTCCATCTATAAAAAAGATGAAAAAGCTTTCGTGTATCCACTTATTATCGATGGCGATATTCAAGAAAGACATTTATTGACCATGCATAAAGATGTGGATTGGTTAATGGGTGAGCTAGCTAAAAACAATATAACAAACAGTGAAACGGTATTTTTTTGTATTTGGGAAGACCATAAGCTCCACATCCAATTAAAAGAATCTTAA